A single region of the Jatrophihabitans sp. GAS493 genome encodes:
- a CDS encoding YciI family protein, whose product MRFMVLVKGNAESEAGVMPTEELLTEMGKYNEELVNAGVMLAGEGLHPSSKGFRVEFPAGKPSITDGPFAEAKELVAGYWIWEVKSRDEVIEWIKRAPFGEGAELEVRQVFTADDFGPALTPELREQEEQLRQRSAANSS is encoded by the coding sequence ATGCGATTCATGGTGCTGGTCAAGGGAAACGCCGAGAGCGAAGCCGGCGTGATGCCGACCGAGGAACTCCTCACCGAGATGGGCAAGTACAACGAGGAGCTGGTCAACGCCGGAGTGATGCTGGCCGGCGAGGGGCTGCACCCGAGCTCCAAGGGGTTTCGGGTCGAGTTCCCAGCGGGGAAGCCGAGTATCACCGATGGGCCGTTCGCCGAGGCGAAGGAACTCGTCGCGGGCTACTGGATCTGGGAAGTGAAGTCCCGTGACGAGGTCATCGAGTGGATCAAGCGCGCTCCGTTCGGCGAGGGAGCTGAGCTCGAGGTTCGTCAGGTCTTCACCGCCGACGACTTCGGCCCGGCGCTGACCCCGGAACTGCGCGAACAGGAGGAGCAGCTGCGCCAGCGCTCGGCCGCCAACTCCAGCTGA
- a CDS encoding RNA polymerase sigma factor, producing the protein MTSGATHGAIEAVWRIESPRLIGGLARMTGDVGLAEDLAQDALVAALEPWPSDGVPNNPGAWLMTTAKRRGIDTFRRNERLGRKQAELAHQLETSIQPGLDAGFDDEVADRLDDELDDDLLRLIFTCCHPVLAATARVALTLRVLGGLSTEEIARAFLLSEATVAQRIVRAKRTLAKAEVPFEVPSPSERPERLASVLEVIYLIFNEGYSATAGDDWMRPTLCAEALRLGRILAGLAPAESEVHGLVALMEIQASRTAARTAEDGTPILLLEQNRRLWDQLLIRRGFAAIARAQALGRGAGPYLLQAELAACHARAHRAEETDWLRIVTLYEQLGALTPSPVVELNRAVAVGMSGDPGHALQIVDQLVATAGLNGYHLLPSVRGDLLARLGRFEEAGQAFSLAATQTRNTREQAMLRERAASCAARSGSGQ; encoded by the coding sequence ATGACCAGCGGCGCTACCCACGGTGCCATCGAAGCAGTCTGGCGCATCGAATCGCCGCGACTGATCGGTGGACTGGCCCGGATGACCGGCGATGTGGGTCTGGCTGAGGATCTGGCCCAGGACGCCCTGGTCGCGGCGCTGGAGCCGTGGCCGTCGGACGGCGTTCCGAATAATCCCGGGGCCTGGCTGATGACCACCGCCAAGCGGCGCGGGATCGACACCTTCCGGCGCAATGAGCGATTGGGGCGCAAGCAGGCTGAGCTGGCCCACCAGCTGGAGACCTCGATCCAGCCGGGTCTGGACGCGGGCTTCGACGATGAAGTCGCCGATCGACTGGACGACGAACTCGACGACGATCTGCTCCGCCTCATCTTCACCTGCTGCCACCCCGTGCTCGCCGCGACCGCCCGGGTCGCACTGACCCTGCGGGTCCTCGGCGGCCTCTCGACCGAGGAGATCGCCCGGGCCTTCCTGCTCAGCGAAGCCACCGTCGCCCAGCGGATCGTGCGGGCCAAGCGAACCCTGGCCAAGGCGGAGGTGCCGTTCGAGGTGCCCAGTCCGTCCGAACGACCGGAGCGCCTCGCCTCGGTGCTCGAGGTCATCTACCTGATCTTCAACGAGGGGTACTCGGCCACCGCCGGTGACGACTGGATGCGCCCGACGCTCTGCGCCGAGGCGCTGCGGCTCGGCCGGATCCTGGCCGGCCTGGCGCCCGCCGAGTCGGAGGTGCATGGTCTGGTCGCCCTGATGGAGATCCAGGCGTCGCGCACCGCCGCGCGGACGGCGGAGGATGGCACGCCCATCCTGCTCCTGGAGCAGAACCGGAGACTCTGGGACCAGCTGCTGATCAGACGGGGGTTCGCGGCGATCGCCCGGGCGCAGGCGCTGGGGCGGGGTGCCGGCCCGTACCTGCTGCAGGCCGAGCTCGCCGCCTGCCACGCCCGCGCCCACCGGGCCGAGGAGACGGACTGGCTGCGCATCGTCACGCTCTACGAGCAGCTCGGTGCGCTCACCCCGTCGCCGGTGGTCGAGCTGAACCGCGCGGTGGCGGTCGGGATGAGCGGCGACCCCGGCCACGCCCTGCAGATCGTCGACCAACTGGTGGCCACCGCGGGCTTGAACGGATACCACCTACTGCCGAGCGTGCGGGGCGACCTACTGGCCCGGCTGGGTCGCTTCGAGGAGGCCGGCCAGGCCTTCTCCCTCGCTGCCACTCAGACCCGCAACACCCGTGAGCAGGCGATGCTGCGTGAACGCGCAGCCAGCTGCGCCGCCCGGTCGGGGAGCGGGCAGTAG